The proteins below come from a single Miscanthus floridulus cultivar M001 chromosome 1, ASM1932011v1, whole genome shotgun sequence genomic window:
- the LOC136488797 gene encoding uncharacterized protein translates to MFRAGKFVLTRQRLRRLDGLDMGVLRRGRDDSALAELQIDRFAEVQVELHVLCPSSSGRWQVRHPKIDFRDSDLNLETLVFNWYSDIVVAVGSYLCWVDYCIGGILLCDAFDASSRLQYIPFPDKLPNLDRALHGRSVSELYQGVSVIEDHGFFKFAMVVQGDGQRFTPASGFKLTSWTMKITDEANMSWTIDSVLDSDDLWKLDDFARPEHHVLCVEGRKREGGDWLQDD, encoded by the coding sequence ATGTTCAGGGCGGGGAAGTTCGTCCTCACGAGGCAGCGCCTTCGCAGGCTTGACGGCCTGGACATGGGCGTCCTGCGCCGCGGCAGGGACGACTCCGCCTTGGCGGAGCTGCAAATCGACAGGTTCGCTGAGGTCCAGGTTGAGCTTCATGTGCTCTGCCCGTCTAGCTCTGGCCGATGGCAGGTCAGGCATCCCAAGATCGACTTCCGTGACAGTGATCTGAATTTGGAGACCTTGGTGTTCAATTGGTACTCTGATATTGTCGTGGCCGTAGGGAGCTACCTGTGCTGGGTTGACTACTGCATTGGTGGGATTTTGCTCTGCGATGCGTTCGATGCCAGCTCTCGGCTCCAGTACATACCGTTCCCTGACAAGCTGCCTAACCTTGACCGCGCTCTCCATGGCCGATCAGTGTCGGAACTGTACCAGGGTGTGTCTGTCATTGAGGACCATGGTTTCTTCAAGTTCGCTATGGTTGTCCAAGGCGACGGCCAGAGATTCACCCCTGCTTCCGGTTTCAAGCTCACCTCCTGGACCATGAAGATAACTGATGAAGCAAACATGTCTTGGACTATTGATTCTGTGCTCGATTCTGATGATCTCTGGAAGCTTGACGATTTTGCACGACCCGAGCACCATGTGCTTTGTGTTGAGGGAAGAAAAAGGGAGGGCGGAGACTGGTTACAGGATGACTGA